Proteins encoded by one window of Sphaerodactylus townsendi isolate TG3544 linkage group LG02, MPM_Stown_v2.3, whole genome shotgun sequence:
- the CXCR4 gene encoding C-X-C chemokine receptor type 4, which produces MEPSVDFQMSSEVLIDLSNSTDESGSGDDGDYQEVCLEQNKADFNRIFLPTIYSIIFLMGIVGNGLVIVVMGYQKKLRSMTDKYRLHLSVADLLFVITLPFWSVDAVISWYFGNALCKVVHIIYTVNLYSSVLILAFISLDRYLAIVHATNSQRPRKLLAERIIYVGVWLPAVVLTVPDMIFATTKDDGGKFLCQRFYPHDDWLISFRFQHILVGLVLPGLIILTCYCIIISKLSHSKGHQKRKALKTTVILILAFFACWLPYYIGISTDTFILLGLIKNGCNFEAMVNKWISITEALAYFHCCLNPILYAFLGAKFKTSAQNALTSVSRGSSLKILSKSKRGHSSVSTESESSSFHSS; this is translated from the exons ATGGAGCCCAGCGTGGAT TTCCAGATGTCTTCTGAAGTCTTGATTGATCTGTCGAACAGTACTGATGAATCAGGATCAGGTGATGATGGGGACTACCAGGAGGTGTGTTTGGAGCAGAACAAGGCTGATTTCAACCGGATTTTCTTGCCCACAATTTACTCCATCATTTTCTTGATGGGAATAGTTGGCAATGGCTTGGTTATTGTTGTTATGGGCTACCAGAAGAAGCTCAGGAGCATGACTGACAAATACAGGCTACACCTCTCTGTGGCTGACCTTCTCTTTGTCATCACTCTGCCCTTCTGGTCTGTGGATGCTGTAATCAGCTGGTACTTTGGGAATGCCTTGTGCAAAGTGGTCCATATAATTTACACCGTCAACCTTTATAGCAGCGTCTTGATCTTGGCCTTCATAAGCTTAGACCGGTACCTGGCAATTGTGCATGCTACCAACagccagagacctaggaagttgttgGCTGAGAGAATTATCTACGTAGGGGTTTGGCTACCGGCTGTGGTTTTGACTGTGCCTGATATGATCTTTGCAACAACGAAAGATGATGGCGGGAAATTCTTGTGCCAACGATTTTACCCTCATGATGACTGGCTGATTTCTTTCAGGTTTCAACACATTTTAGTTGGACTTGTCTTGCCCGGTCTTATAATTTTGACGTGCTACTGTATTATCATCTCTAAGCTGTCACACTCAAAAGGCCATCAGAAGCGCAAAGCTTTGAAAACCACCGTCATCCTCATACTTGCCTTCTTTGCCTGCTGGTTGCCTTACTACATTGGCATCAGCACAGACACCTTTATCCTGCTTGGACTCATCAAGAATGGCTGCAACTTTGAGGCAATGGTGAACAAATGGATCTCTATCACAGAAGCCCTAGCATATTTCCACTGTTGCTTGAATCCCATCCTTTATGCTTTTCTGGGTGCCAAATTCAAGACATCAGCCCAGAATGCTTTAACCTCCGTTAGCAGAGGATCAAGCCTGAAAATCCTTTCCAAAAGCAAACGGGGACACTCTTCGGTTTCAACGGAGTCAGAGTCTTCCAGTTTCCATTCCAGCTAA